A region of the Salvia splendens isolate huo1 chromosome 11, SspV2, whole genome shotgun sequence genome:
TCCGTATAATTTTTGATCTTGAGAATTCATCtagtaaaaaaaatccaatccTACATTTGTAATTTACACGAATAAATTTCATCCAATTTCAGGATCTTACAAAAGTTGTGACAGAATAGAAAAATCGCATCAAATAGATACTCCATTAAAGTGCATTTTATCCTGCAAGCAAACACAGACTCTCTAATCGATCGAGGTTCAAGTCAGCACAAAGATAAATGGCAAACTTTgataaaaacacacacacacacacacatatttataaaaagactTGCACAAGCATTCATGGTGAGTGTAGCTAAAAGCAATTTATAAAGTTCACCAATTCATGATATACACAAGTACACAACACAAGActtccacacacacacacaagtaGTACTAAACCACACCGCAAAGATCGCACTCTCTCGAGATTAGTAGGACGAAGCTCCAGGACCTAAGCTAAAGGTAAAGAACAAGGATTGGTGTTATCAGCATCCCCGTTACCTGGCTGCTTGaaaatccccaaaatcatcATCCGGTGCATCGTGTTGTTCTTTCTTCTCGGTCGCTTCTGCTTCTCCTTCTTCACATTTTTCCACTCCAGATGACTCCTCGTTTTGAAAAGATTTGCCTGGTATAACTCTAGGGGAAATTCCTAATGGAGGCCTATCGGGAGCATCAACGGGTGAGAGGGGTGCGGGAGGAGGAGGGGGCAGTTTGATGCTTACTGTGCCTTCTTTGTTTTTAGACTTGTCATCGAGAGAGAGATTGCTCAATTTCTGCTCGAAAAACTTGGATCTTGTGCTGCCTGTGCCGCCTTCTTTCTGTTTCGTAGGAAAAGAGTTACGAGATCGGATGACGAGCAAATGCAATTAACGTACAGTAATAAGGAGTTTGAGATATTACTTTCTTGAGCTGAAGCACTAGGGTCTCCCCGTCTTTTAAACTATAATCGACTGAAGAAGAATGCTGGTACTGATGCTCCATCTCTTCTGCAGTTTTCTTCTTATTCAGATACCTAAAGATTGAAGAACATATTTCAACAGCGAGGGTAAAAACCGCACTTAAGCATGGTTTATTAAAGGGAAAAGAAGATGAAGTACTTCATATGGTCGTGAAGAGCAGCTTGGAAGTCATATGCTTCAGTTCTTTCTCGAAATCCTATACCAATGAAAGCATGGCGAAGGCGCCCATCTGCATGAACCGTAACGAGTCAGTATCATTTGTGTTTATGAGCATATATGACAATAAGTAACTAACTACAAACAGTTCATGTTGAAAGATAAGATGCAAAATCAACAAGGCTATGCAGTCTGCAAATGATTTTCACGACTGAGAAAGAAGACGGGACCCATATTGTAAGTGATAGGGGAAAACATATGATGAAGTGAGTTAACCTGACTTACAGATTCAGAGCAATATGATTCTTTAATTGTTCCACCCCAGAACACAAATCAATAAGCActgaatttccttttttaggTTGGAACTTTATATGTCTGCATAGCATGTCTAGTATGTGTCACCTTCAACACGAGTGAAAACGAGAAAAAATACAAATGAACAGGATAAGAGGCATGTTGTTAGGTTACTATTAAAAATTGATCTTGTAACTTATTCTGACATGAGTGTATGTTATGTCTCCAGGTGAATAAAGTTTTGCCCATAATTCAAAGGACAAAACAAGACGCTCGAAAATAATAGAAGGAAGCTCTGT
Encoded here:
- the LOC121753901 gene encoding NECAP-like protein CG9132, coding for MEKDKITEEEAEAVELVLFQVPECYVYMIPPRKSAASYRADEWNVNKWTWEGTLKVISKGEECIIRLEDKTTGELYARAFLRDGELHPVEAVIDSSRYFVLRVEENIDGRLRHAFIGIGFRERTEAYDFQAALHDHMKYLNKKKTAEEMEHQYQHSSSVDYSLKDGETLVLQLKKKEGGTGSTRSKFFEQKLSNLSLDDKSKNKEGTVSIKLPPPPPAPLSPVDAPDRPPLGISPRVIPGKSFQNEESSGVEKCEEGEAEATEKKEQHDAPDDDFGDFQAAR